The genomic interval ttgatgaaatctgggcagcatgagaaaaatcacgtttttctctctttcttttgagaagtgacggctcctcccTTCTCCCATCTCTTTTTATAACTTTCCTTAGGTTTTCACACTAAAAGGGTTGAACTTTCGGCTTTTAATAAAATCCAcctgggctttcctccacatgaaAGGAAATAATCCAATAGGGAGGAGGTGGGCAGGTGGTAGTCTTGAAGTAGTTATGGCTTCACGcttcatataattttttatagtgaAACTGGTCCATCCCTAAGTAACTCAAACTTCGAAAAAGTCAAATCTATAATGCAAATACATAGTGATACTTAGAAAAATAAGCATAAGCAAATTACTCGGAAGAATGAATTAATGGCATCAAACTTGGACCCCTTTGGAGAGtcaatgttttattttatttttaaaatttttttaagctactattgaaaaattttaaaagccaaaacTAAACATTTTTTTACTAAATTATATTATTTCACGTGTACCTTTTTTGATTATTTCAGATGAACTTATATTAGAGAAAATTCATATATCTGAAAACGTAGCTGATAATTTGACAAAATTGGTCATTAGTGAAAAGATCAAACATTGTTTGaatttacttcatgtctccaagtgataaaagggagacaaacccaatcGGACGTTCTAAGATTAAGGTGGAACAATCAGATATGTTTTtgaggttctcctaaggggcgtataattgccaaggtggagattgttgtatttgtgtgtgtgactcttatacttgttgGGCTAAaaacaaaggaagaagaaaagcaaTATCTCATTGTGCTCATCAGCTGGGACTTGTCGACTAGTAGATATCGAGAGCCCAAGAATTGTAGAAGTTCTGAtataccgagagcaggaaatcaGAAACTCGAAGACTTGTTGACGAGTGAACttactagtcgacgagtggccttttatctctcgttgacgagtgttctAGGCTACGAggaagaatttaaattttgaattggaacgttgggacaattgggtatttggagggaaacatCCGAGGGATTGTTAAATAGGtccttctgggcatattttgataAGATAGAGATCATTgtaagaagtgtattgtgtactttcaatttcttagtgaaattcttgtgccgattgcttctgtggatgtaggttttgctgaaccacgtatattctggtattgtttccttatttgctttcatatatactgGTTGTGCATGCATTGTGTCTTAGTGTTTCATTGTTTGCTGCAATTTACATATTCCACTGTACATCCTATACTCGATTTCCATAACATGATATAATTGTGAATCACATGGTTAACTTACTTAACTATGCAATGCTAGTGAAAAACTAGCTTAAACTAATAGAGAAGGTAAGCCTTCAAACTAGATTTCACTCTGAAATTAGCCTTGTCATTGTTAATGAATCATTCATCTCTTTTCTTCATTGTGTAACTGTATATGCTAGCTCCATTGAAGAATGCAATGGATTGGGCATCCAGACCTCCCAATGTGTTTGCAGACAAGGCTGCTGCCATTGTGAGCGCTGCGGGAGGCTCAGGCGGATGTCGATCCCAGTACCATATTCGCCAAATCGGGGTTTTTCTCGATCTCCATTTCATCAACAAGCCCGAGTTCTTCTTGAAAGCACACGAACCTCCCCGGAAATTCGACGACGACGGGAACTTGATCGATCCAGAGGTTGAGGAGAAGTTGAAGAAAGTTCTCCTGGCATTGCAGGCCTTCACTCTGCGCTTGCAGCTGCCTGGTCAAAacaagaaggaaaagagaaaaaaaatgaattgaattaATGTACCACATATGATCTTGTGATTCGGACAAATGGCATTCCATTGTGAGAAACGATGTGAAAAAATTGTTGTGCAATTGGGGAAATGATTAGGGTTTAATGTTGTAGTATGATTGATATTACAACCACTAATTTAAGATGGTTATTAATAATATTGCAATCATAATTAGTAATAagttttcataaaaaatatttttcataattaaaaaataaaaattagttttcACAATTAAACATACCCTAAATGTTTTTAGCAAAATTTAAAATAGGTAGCAGTGTACACAATTAAATGTCTTGCATTagattttaataatattaatttttttttactaaatcattatattttttatatcagCTAATTTATTTTTAACTGATAATTTTTAAGTAATTAACAAAcactttattttttaacttttagtATAAATTTTGGAAGCTTAAAAGTACGCTGGTATTCTTTTtaaataattctttaaaaaattaaaaataaattcacAACTAAACATCTTTTAAAATGCTAATGAAGTTAAAATGGGTAGCAAAGTATACAATTAAAAGTCTAACAGACATtagattttgataatttttaaaaaaattattaaatcatTGAGATCGACCAACTTATAGAACTATTTGTAGTAGAGTTAGGTGCGCATGGTTGGATTAACCGAATGTTTCAGTGCGCTATCAAATACAAACTAAAATCAAActattttgatgatttttaaaCAAATATCCAATGATTAATTGAATTgctaaataaaatttaaaatttgaaggCTACTACACAACATTTTTTCCTTTCATACTAATTGCATGGAGGTTTAAAATATTCATCATTAAAATTTAAGCATCAATCTTaatgcaaaataatttttaattgaaattacTAGAATGTTATATTATGGTTTCCAGTGGTCTTCTATTTAATTGGCTAATGGAAGTCtcattttaactttaaaaaaaaaaaaaaaacagaacaagaagaagaaaaaatgaaACATTATCAGTTTTCCTGCCGCCTGCCGGCGCTGCAATTACCGGCAGCTTGTGGCCATGGccggtaaaaaaaaaaatcctatgtcACACTTTGTCATTGTAATATGAAAAGCAACATATATTAAAGCAGGTAACTGTGGAACCTTCATTAGCCacttaataattttattaaatgataatataatagCATATTGACAGCTATATATTATATGGGCAATGAATACTATTGGGTACTAGTTGGGATGTCGATGTGGTACTTAATTGGTATTCAATATTGTTCAACAATTTACCATAATTGAAGTATAAATTTATTTACAAATCATACAATTAATTGTTTGTCGttcaatttaattattaattattaataaaacatCGTTAATCACTTTAAGCTACCATTAACCTTCATTAGCCacttaataattttattaaatgataatataatagCATATTGACAGCTATATATTATATCGACATTGAATTTtatgatgggtggagaggaatgCTTAGTCACTGATTGTGACTGAGCTCAGTGAGAATCtgttagaattgatgtattcccaagaggggggtgaattgaaaattttaataatttttctcctaggtgaATCTATCCAATGGCGATATATGCATGACCTAGGAtctatctatgcaatttccaaatgcgtagataaaagtgatatggaaattaaatcaaacgcatcattcaaaccataacatacatgtgcagtaaatataaagtacaaaaatataaacaaggcacacgatatgttatcggggttcggccaactgtgcctacgtctccgcctctagctcgcaaggcggaggattccactagaagctcacttaagggtggagcggcaccgtttataaccaggtcaaattaacacagggctgacctcaaccttaaccaagtcaattagcggggttgacctcaacctacaagcCTTAATATGACGAcgcacttaactttcctaatcgggtctaag from Malania oleifera isolate guangnan ecotype guangnan chromosome 9, ASM2987363v1, whole genome shotgun sequence carries:
- the LOC131164024 gene encoding NADPH:quinone oxidoreductase-like; the encoded protein is METVEVVKPAIRVAALCGSLRKASFNRGLIRAAMKLCKESIPGMEIEYIDVAPLPMLNTDLEIHGKFPPVVEAFRQKILEADSILIASPEYNYSVTAPLKNAMDWASRPPNVFADKAAAIVSAAGGSGGCRSQYHIRQIGVFLDLHFINKPEFFLKAHEPPRKFDDDGNLIDPEVEEKLKKVLLALQAFTLRLQLPGQNKKEKRKKMN